A portion of the Mustela nigripes isolate SB6536 unplaced genomic scaffold, MUSNIG.SB6536 HiC_scaffold_2298, whole genome shotgun sequence genome contains these proteins:
- the LOC132008941 gene encoding obscurin-like produces the protein PSVVFAKEQPACSEVLCKAGSSATLSCEVAQAQTEVTWYKDGKKLSASSNVHVEAKGCSRRLVVQQAGKADAGEYSCEAGGQKVS, from the coding sequence aacCCTCTGTGGTGTTTGCCAAGGAGCAGCCAGCATGCAGTGAGGTGCTCTGCAAGGCGGGGTCCAGCGCCACCCTGAGCTGTGAGGTGGCCCAGGCCCAGACGGAGGTGACGTGGTACAAGGACGGGAAGAAGCTGAGTGCGAGCTCCAACGTGCACGTGGAGGCCAAGGGCTGCAGCAGGCGGCTGGTGGTGCAGCAGGCGGGGAAGGCGGACGCCGGGGAGTACAGCTGCGAGGCCGGGGGCCAGAAGGTGTCC